A single region of the Lotus japonicus ecotype B-129 chromosome 4, LjGifu_v1.2 genome encodes:
- the LOC130711231 gene encoding formin-like protein 20 isoform X1, whose product MALFRRFFYRKPPDRLLEISERVYVFDCCFSADVLEEDEYRVYMGGIVTQLQDHFPDASFMVFNFREGMRRSQISDIFSQYDMTVMEYPRQYEGCPLLPLEMIHHFLRSSESWLSLEGQQNVLLMHCERGGWPVLAFMLAGLLLYRKQYSGELKTLEMVYKQAPRELLHLLTPLNPQPSQFRYLQYISRRHLGSEWPPPETPLYLDCLILRVLPLFDDGKGCRPVIRVYGPDPSKPANRSSKLLFSTSESKKHVSHYLQAECMLVKIDIRCRVQGDVVLECIHLSEDSIREEMMFRVMFHTAFVRSNILILSHEEIDILWDFKDQFPKDFKAEVLFLDADAVIPDLNTVTVSGDANETESAETESASPEEFYEVDEIFSNVIDAQEGRAEDDSHAFTDNAMGDENHKEVWKEELEPHSFQDCTSNDGILKQADKTDSGISAVKDISIDDVNYKFNENMDSDPHVVKDIAVDDGEIKSTSTAVTSDMVKPLEMKEVTVDVHQESTVMENKCEDNEATEKELDSMAGEYMSDISKQKSGKPLPSTAKKQLPSNSKPVGDTLLTKQKTKQQETLGFQAKQAKPTAATKWIPSNKGSYINSMHVYYPPNRINSAPAALSNLTSSKEKIEDAKARSVSAPVVSASAVNTKSDMKTRKLAISKSAGHILAEVDAKRPSSPLPSIEETSLQSDTQVQQQSSDQVLQSPLPSPPPSPPHGDTTNSSSHVFKPLSLQDDVSPQASPSSLVTSSGGKGSIALSPPPPPPPPPTLASFTTQKVWVDLQLATSPPFSPPPPPPPPPFSGLNKRDSLHSTSPSISEVLTTVVPTRSPPPPPPPPLPPPRYEVPSIPPPPPPPPLTPSTTPPLEHGVPPMPPPPPPFPTSSIHKAPTPTPPALISSHTAPPAPPPPPLLANAHIPTLPLTTPPPPPPPPLPFNSAPPPPPPSPISRAPPPPPPPPFSSAPPPPPPPPPPPPLQGSAPAPPPPPPPPPFSSAPPPPPPPSFGRAPPPPLPPPFGRAPPPPPPPPFGRAPPPLGGGPPPPPPPPMSRAPPPPPPPMHGAPPPPGGRGPPPPPPPMYGAPPPPPPPGGRGPPPPPPPIRGAPPPPPPPGGRGPPPPPPPMHGAPPPPPSPGGRGPPPPPPPGGRGPPPPPPPGASPLRPPGGGPPPPPANIGGRGRGYARPAGASSMAPRRSNLRPLHWNKVARVVQGSLWEELQRNGDPQIEPDIDVSELEKFFSVNVPKPADSGGKSGGRRKSVGSKPDKVQLVDLRRANNTEIMLTKVKMPLPDMMAAVLALDESVLDVDQVENLIKFCPTKEEMELLKGYTGDKENLGKCEQFFLELMKVPRVESKLRVFAFKIQFGSQVTEFKKSLNTVNSACEEVRKSVKLKEIMKKILFLGNTLNQGTARGSAVGFKLDSLLKLTETRASNSRMTLMHYLCKVLAERSPGLLDFYVDLVSLESATKIQLKALAEEMQAIIKGLEKVKQELAASENDGPVSEGFRKTLKEFITVAESEVAALTNLYSVVGRNADALALYFGEDPARCPLEQVTATLFNFIRLFRKAHEDNCKQAELEKKKAEKEAEMEKAKGVDLTKKSAKDG is encoded by the exons ATGGCGCTGTTCAGAAGGTTCTTCTACCGGAAGCCGCCGGATCGGCTTCTCGAGATCTCTGAGAGAGTTTATG TTTTTGACTGTTGCTTCTCTGCGGATGTcttggaagaagatgaatacaGAGTTTATATGGGGGGGATTGTGACTCAGCTGCAGGATCACTTCCCAGATGCTTCTTTCATGGTGTTTAACTTCAGAGAAGGGATGAGGCGCAGCCAAATCTCAGACATATTTTCTCAATATGACATGACAGTTATGGAGTATCCTCGGCAATATGAGGGTTGTCCTCTTCTTCCTCTAGAGATGATCCATCACTTTCTTCGATCAAGTGAAAGTTGGTTGTCTTTGGAGGGACAACAGAATGTGCTTTTGATGCACTGTGAAAGGGGAGGTTGGCCCGTGCTGGCATTTATGCTAGCAGGTCTTCTATTATATCGGAAACAGTACAGTGGGGAGCTGAAGACTCTTGAAATGGTCTACAAGCAAGCTCCTAGAGAACTACTCCACCTTTTAACTCCTTTGAACCCACAACCTTCTCAGTTCAGATATCTTCAGTATATTTCCAGGAGACATTTGGGTTCTGAGTGGCCACCTCCAGAAACACCCTTATATCTGGATTGTCTGATTCTTAGAGTCCTTCCCTTATTTGATGATGGAAAAGGTTGCAGGCCTGTTATACGTGTTTATGGTCCAGACCCTTCAAAACCTGCCAACAGAAGTTCAAAGCTTCTTTTTTCAACTTCAGAATCTAAAAAACATGTTTCCCACTACCTACAG GCAGAGTGTATGCTCGTGAAAATTGATATTCGTTGTCGTGTTCAAGGGGATGTAGTTCTCGAGTGCATACATTTAAGTGAAGATTCTATTCGTGAGGAGATGATGTTTAGAGTTATGTTCCATACTGCATTTGTTCGTTCAAACATATTGATACTGAGCCATGAAGAAATTGATATTCTGTGGGATTTTAAGGATCAATTTCCCAAGGACTTCAAAGCAGAG GTGCTTTTTTTGGATGCTGATGCTGTTATACCTGATCTAAACACAGTCACGGTGAGTGGAGATGCGAATGAGACGGAAAGTGCTGAGACAGAAAGTGCTTCACCTGAGGAATTCTATGAAGTAGATGAAATTTTCAGCAATGTAATTGATGCACAGGAAGGTAGGGCAGAGGATGATTCTCATGCTTTTACTGACAATGCAATGGGTGATGAAAATCATAAAGAGGTCTGGAAGGAAGAGTTGGAGCCTCACTCTTTTCAAGATTGCACGTCGAATGATGGGATTCTCAAACAGGCTGACAAGACAGATTCTGGTATTAGTGCGGTGAAAGACATCTCTATTGATGATGTGAACTACAAGTTCAATGAGAACATGGATTCAGATCCTCATGTAGTGAAGGACATTGCTGTGGATGATGGAGAAATTAAGTCAACTTCCACTGCAGTCACTTCAGATATGGTGAAGCCTTTGGAAATGAAGGAAGTCACTGTAGATGTGCACCAGGAATCTACTGTTATGGAGAACAAATGTGAAGATAATGAAGCAACAGAAAAGGAATTAGATTCCATGGCCGGGGAGTATATGTCTGATATTTCCAAACAAAAATCTGGCAAACCACTTCCATCTACTGCCAAGAAACAACTTCCATCAAATTCAAAGCCAGTTGGAGATACCTTATTAACAAAGCAAAAGACTAAACAGCAAGAAACCCTTGGTTTTCAGGCAAAACAAGCTAAGCCAACTGCAGCAACCAAGTGGATTCCATCTAACAAGGGTTCTTACATAAATTCAATGCATGTCTACTATCCACCAAATAGGATTAATAGTGCACCAGCTGCACTGTCAAATTTGACCTCTTCAAAGGAGAAAATCGAAGATGCCAAAGCAAGATCTGTATCTGCTCCTGTTGTCTCTGCTTCCGCTGTTAATACTAAAAGTGACATGAAAACTCGCAAGTTGGCCATTTCAAAATCAGCAGGCCACATATTAGCAGAAGTAGATGCAAAACGTCCTTCATCACCATTACCATCAATTGAAGAGACATCTCTTCAGTCAGATACTCAAGTACAACAACAGAGCTCAGATCAAGTGCTACAGTCTCCCTTGCCATCTCCCCCTCCATCTCCACCCCATGGAGATACTACTAACTCTTCTTCACATGTCTTTAAACCCTTATCATTACAAGATGATGTATCACCTCAAGCCTCTCCATCATCACTAGTAACATCTTCAGGTGGAAAGGGGTCCATTGCACTGtcgccgcctccaccaccaccgccgccaccaactTTAGCATCATTTACTACACAAAAAGTATGGGTGGATTTACAACTTGCAACTTCTCCCCCTttctctccaccaccacctccacccccGCCTCCATTTTCTGGGCTGAATAAAAGGGACTCATTACATTCTACATCTCCCTCCATTTCTGAAGTGCTTACTACAGTGGTCCCTACAagatctcctcctcctccaccaccaccaccattgcctcctcCAAGGTATGAAGTTCCATCcattcctcctccacctccacctccccCCCTAACACCATCAACAACACCTCCTTTAGAGCATGGAGTTCCGCCAATgccccctcctcctcctccatttCCTACATCTTCAATACATAAGGCTCCAACTCCAACCCCACCAGCCCTAATCTCATCACATACAGCTCCACCGGCACCCCCACCTCCACCTCTCTTAGCTAATGCTCATATACCTACATTACCCTTAACtacacctccacctccacctccacctccattGCCTTTTAATAgtgctccaccaccaccaccaccttcacctATTAGTAGGgctccaccaccgccacctccacctccttTTAGTAgtgctcctcctccaccacctccacctcccCCACCTCCTCCATTGCAAGGATCTGCACCTGCACCTCCCCCAccgccacctccacctccttTTAGTAGTGCTCCTCCTCCGCCACCTCCACCTTCCTTTGGTAGAGCTCCACCTCCGCCACTTCCACCTCCCTTTGGTAGAGCTCCACCTCCGCCACCTCCACCTCCCTTTGGTAGAGCTCCACCTCCATTGGGTGGAGgcccacctccaccaccacctcctccaatGTCTAGAGCcccacctccacctcctcctccaaTGCATGGAGCACCTCCACCTCCTGGTGGTCGAGGCccccctcctccacctcctccaaTGTATGGagcaccacctcctcctccacctcctggTGGTCGAGGCCCCCCTCCTCCGCCTCCTCCAATTCGTGGagcaccacctcctcctccacctcctggTGGTCGAGGCccccctcctccacctcctccaaTGCATGGagcaccacctcctcctccatcTCCTGGTGGTCGAGGGCCCCCTCCTCCGCCTCCTCCAGGTGGTAGAGGtccacctcctccacctccccCCGGTGCTTCTCCTCTTAGACCTcctggtggtggtcctccaccACCTCCCGCGAATATTGGAGGAAGAGGGCGTGGATATGCACGCCCAGCAGGAGCTAGTTCAATGGCACCCCGGCGATCCAACCTAAGGCCTCTGCATTGGAATAAAGTTGCAAGGGTGGTGCAGGGAAGTTTGTGGGAAGAATTACAAAGAAATGGAGATCCTCAAAT TGAACCAGATATTGATGTTTCAGAGCTAGAGAAGTTTTTCTCTGTGAATGTTCCCAAACCTGCTGATTCAGGTGGCAAATCTGGAGGACGACGCAAGTCTGTTGGATCTAAACCTGACAAAGTCCAATTG GTTGACCTAAGAAGGGCTAATAATACTGAAataatgctcactaaggttaagATGCCACTTCCTGATATGATG GCTGCTGTACTGGCTTTGGATGAGTCAGTACTAGATGTTGATCAGGTGGAAAATCTCATTAAGTTTTGTCCTACCAAAGAAGAGATGGAGCTTTTGAAG GGATACACTGGTGACAAGGAGAATTTGGGGAAGTGCGAACAG ttttttttggaGCTGATGAAGGTGCCAAGGGTGGAGTCAAAATTAAGAGTATTCGCTTTCAAAATCCAGTTTGGGTCTCAG GTTACTGAATTCAAGAAAAGTTTAAACACTGTGAACTCTGCCTGCGAAGAG GTCCGGAAATCTGTCAAACTGAAGGAGATTATGAAGAAAATTCTATTTTTGGGTAATACATTGAATCAGGGAACAGCAAGGG GATCTGCTGTTGGGTTCAAGTTGGATAGTCTTTTAAAGCTCACGGAGACTCGTGCTTCTAACAGTAGGATGACGCTGATGCACTATCTTTGCAAG GTCCTAGCTGAAAGGTCACCTGGACTCCTTGATTTTTATGTAGACCTTGTTAGCCTGGAAAGTGCCACTAAG ATACAATTGAAGGCGTTAGCAGAAGAGATGCAGGCAATCATCAAAGGATTAGAAAAGGTTAAACAAGAGCTTGCTGCATCTGAAAATGATGGACCTGTGTCTGAAGGTTTCCGTAAG ACATTGAAAGAATTCATAACAGTAGCCGAGTCAGAGGTGGCAGCTCTAACAAACCTATATTCTGTGGTG GGGAGAAATGCTGATGCACTTGCGCTATATTTTGGTGAGGATCCTGCTCGATGCCCACTTGAGCAAG TTACTGCAactctttttaattttataaggTTGTTTCGGAAAGCACATGAAGACAATTGCAAACAAGCAGAGTTAGAGAAGAAGAAAGCCGAGAAAGAGGCTGAAATGGAGAAGGCTAAGGGAGTCGACTTGACAAAGAAGAGTGCAAAAGATGGATAA
- the LOC130711231 gene encoding formin-like protein 20 isoform X2: MALFRRFFYRKPPDRLLEISERVYVFDCCFSADVLEEDEYRVYMGGIVTQLQDHFPDASFMVFNFREGMRRSQISDIFSQYDMTVMEYPRQYEGCPLLPLEMIHHFLRSSESWLSLEGQQNVLLMHCERGGWPVLAFMLAGLLLYRKQYSGELKTLEMVYKQAPRELLHLLTPLNPQPSQFRYLQYISRRHLGSEWPPPETPLYLDCLILRVLPLFDDGKGCRPVIRVYGPDPSKPANRSSKLLFSTSESKKHVSHYLQAECMLVKIDIRCRVQGDVVLECIHLSEDSIREEMMFRVMFHTAFVRSNILILSHEEIDILWDFKDQFPKDFKAEVLFLDADAVIPDLNTVTVSGDANETESAETESASPEEFYEVDEIFSNVIDAQEGRAEDDSHAFTDNAMGDENHKEVWKEELEPHSFQDCTSNDGILKQADKTDSGISAVKDISIDDVNYKFNENMDSDPHVVKDIAVDDGEIKSTSTAVTSDMVKPLEMKEVTVDVHQESTVMENKCEDNEATEKELDSMAGEYMSDISKQKSGKPLPSTAKKQLPSNSKPVGDTLLTKQKTKQQETLGFQAKQAKPTAATKWIPSNKGSYINSMHVYYPPNRINSAPAALSNLTSSKEKIEDAKARSVSAPVVSASAVNTKSDMKTRKLAISKSAGHILAEVDAKRPSSPLPSIEETSLQSDTQVQQQSSDQVLQSPLPSPPPSPPHGDTTNSSSHVFKPLSLQDDVSPQASPSSLVTSSGGKGSIALSPPPPPPPPPTLASFTTQKVWVDLQLATSPPFSPPPPPPPPPFSGLNKRDSLHSTSPSISEVLTTVVPTRSPPPPPPPPLPPPRYEVPSIPPPPPPPPLTPSTTPPLEHGVPPMPPPPPPFPTSSIHKAPTPTPPALISSHTAPPAPPPPPLLANAHIPTLPLTTPPPPPPPPLPFNSAPPPPPPSPISRAPPPPPPPPFSSAPPPPPPPPPPPPLQGSAPAPPPPPPPPPFSSAPPPPPPPSFGRAPPPPLPPPFGRAPPPPPPPPFGRAPPPLGGGPPPPPPPPMSRAPPPPPPPMHGAPPPPGGRGPPPPPPPMYGAPPPPPPPGGRGPPPPPPPIRGAPPPPPPPGGRGPPPPPPPMHGAPPPPPSPGGRGPPPPPPPGGRGPPPPPPPGASPLRPPGGGPPPPPANIGGRGRGYARPAGASSMAPRRSNLRPLHWNKVARVVQGSLWEELQRNGDPQIEPDIDVSELEKFFSVNVPKPADSGGKSGGRRKSVGSKPDKVQLVDLRRANNTEIMLTKVKMPLPDMMAAVLALDESVLDVDQVENLIKFCPTKEEMELLKGYTGDKENLGKCEQVPRVESKLRVFAFKIQFGSQVTEFKKSLNTVNSACEEVRKSVKLKEIMKKILFLGNTLNQGTARGSAVGFKLDSLLKLTETRASNSRMTLMHYLCKVLAERSPGLLDFYVDLVSLESATKIQLKALAEEMQAIIKGLEKVKQELAASENDGPVSEGFRKTLKEFITVAESEVAALTNLYSVVGRNADALALYFGEDPARCPLEQVTATLFNFIRLFRKAHEDNCKQAELEKKKAEKEAEMEKAKGVDLTKKSAKDG; this comes from the exons ATGGCGCTGTTCAGAAGGTTCTTCTACCGGAAGCCGCCGGATCGGCTTCTCGAGATCTCTGAGAGAGTTTATG TTTTTGACTGTTGCTTCTCTGCGGATGTcttggaagaagatgaatacaGAGTTTATATGGGGGGGATTGTGACTCAGCTGCAGGATCACTTCCCAGATGCTTCTTTCATGGTGTTTAACTTCAGAGAAGGGATGAGGCGCAGCCAAATCTCAGACATATTTTCTCAATATGACATGACAGTTATGGAGTATCCTCGGCAATATGAGGGTTGTCCTCTTCTTCCTCTAGAGATGATCCATCACTTTCTTCGATCAAGTGAAAGTTGGTTGTCTTTGGAGGGACAACAGAATGTGCTTTTGATGCACTGTGAAAGGGGAGGTTGGCCCGTGCTGGCATTTATGCTAGCAGGTCTTCTATTATATCGGAAACAGTACAGTGGGGAGCTGAAGACTCTTGAAATGGTCTACAAGCAAGCTCCTAGAGAACTACTCCACCTTTTAACTCCTTTGAACCCACAACCTTCTCAGTTCAGATATCTTCAGTATATTTCCAGGAGACATTTGGGTTCTGAGTGGCCACCTCCAGAAACACCCTTATATCTGGATTGTCTGATTCTTAGAGTCCTTCCCTTATTTGATGATGGAAAAGGTTGCAGGCCTGTTATACGTGTTTATGGTCCAGACCCTTCAAAACCTGCCAACAGAAGTTCAAAGCTTCTTTTTTCAACTTCAGAATCTAAAAAACATGTTTCCCACTACCTACAG GCAGAGTGTATGCTCGTGAAAATTGATATTCGTTGTCGTGTTCAAGGGGATGTAGTTCTCGAGTGCATACATTTAAGTGAAGATTCTATTCGTGAGGAGATGATGTTTAGAGTTATGTTCCATACTGCATTTGTTCGTTCAAACATATTGATACTGAGCCATGAAGAAATTGATATTCTGTGGGATTTTAAGGATCAATTTCCCAAGGACTTCAAAGCAGAG GTGCTTTTTTTGGATGCTGATGCTGTTATACCTGATCTAAACACAGTCACGGTGAGTGGAGATGCGAATGAGACGGAAAGTGCTGAGACAGAAAGTGCTTCACCTGAGGAATTCTATGAAGTAGATGAAATTTTCAGCAATGTAATTGATGCACAGGAAGGTAGGGCAGAGGATGATTCTCATGCTTTTACTGACAATGCAATGGGTGATGAAAATCATAAAGAGGTCTGGAAGGAAGAGTTGGAGCCTCACTCTTTTCAAGATTGCACGTCGAATGATGGGATTCTCAAACAGGCTGACAAGACAGATTCTGGTATTAGTGCGGTGAAAGACATCTCTATTGATGATGTGAACTACAAGTTCAATGAGAACATGGATTCAGATCCTCATGTAGTGAAGGACATTGCTGTGGATGATGGAGAAATTAAGTCAACTTCCACTGCAGTCACTTCAGATATGGTGAAGCCTTTGGAAATGAAGGAAGTCACTGTAGATGTGCACCAGGAATCTACTGTTATGGAGAACAAATGTGAAGATAATGAAGCAACAGAAAAGGAATTAGATTCCATGGCCGGGGAGTATATGTCTGATATTTCCAAACAAAAATCTGGCAAACCACTTCCATCTACTGCCAAGAAACAACTTCCATCAAATTCAAAGCCAGTTGGAGATACCTTATTAACAAAGCAAAAGACTAAACAGCAAGAAACCCTTGGTTTTCAGGCAAAACAAGCTAAGCCAACTGCAGCAACCAAGTGGATTCCATCTAACAAGGGTTCTTACATAAATTCAATGCATGTCTACTATCCACCAAATAGGATTAATAGTGCACCAGCTGCACTGTCAAATTTGACCTCTTCAAAGGAGAAAATCGAAGATGCCAAAGCAAGATCTGTATCTGCTCCTGTTGTCTCTGCTTCCGCTGTTAATACTAAAAGTGACATGAAAACTCGCAAGTTGGCCATTTCAAAATCAGCAGGCCACATATTAGCAGAAGTAGATGCAAAACGTCCTTCATCACCATTACCATCAATTGAAGAGACATCTCTTCAGTCAGATACTCAAGTACAACAACAGAGCTCAGATCAAGTGCTACAGTCTCCCTTGCCATCTCCCCCTCCATCTCCACCCCATGGAGATACTACTAACTCTTCTTCACATGTCTTTAAACCCTTATCATTACAAGATGATGTATCACCTCAAGCCTCTCCATCATCACTAGTAACATCTTCAGGTGGAAAGGGGTCCATTGCACTGtcgccgcctccaccaccaccgccgccaccaactTTAGCATCATTTACTACACAAAAAGTATGGGTGGATTTACAACTTGCAACTTCTCCCCCTttctctccaccaccacctccacccccGCCTCCATTTTCTGGGCTGAATAAAAGGGACTCATTACATTCTACATCTCCCTCCATTTCTGAAGTGCTTACTACAGTGGTCCCTACAagatctcctcctcctccaccaccaccaccattgcctcctcCAAGGTATGAAGTTCCATCcattcctcctccacctccacctccccCCCTAACACCATCAACAACACCTCCTTTAGAGCATGGAGTTCCGCCAATgccccctcctcctcctccatttCCTACATCTTCAATACATAAGGCTCCAACTCCAACCCCACCAGCCCTAATCTCATCACATACAGCTCCACCGGCACCCCCACCTCCACCTCTCTTAGCTAATGCTCATATACCTACATTACCCTTAACtacacctccacctccacctccacctccattGCCTTTTAATAgtgctccaccaccaccaccaccttcacctATTAGTAGGgctccaccaccgccacctccacctccttTTAGTAgtgctcctcctccaccacctccacctcccCCACCTCCTCCATTGCAAGGATCTGCACCTGCACCTCCCCCAccgccacctccacctccttTTAGTAGTGCTCCTCCTCCGCCACCTCCACCTTCCTTTGGTAGAGCTCCACCTCCGCCACTTCCACCTCCCTTTGGTAGAGCTCCACCTCCGCCACCTCCACCTCCCTTTGGTAGAGCTCCACCTCCATTGGGTGGAGgcccacctccaccaccacctcctccaatGTCTAGAGCcccacctccacctcctcctccaaTGCATGGAGCACCTCCACCTCCTGGTGGTCGAGGCccccctcctccacctcctccaaTGTATGGagcaccacctcctcctccacctcctggTGGTCGAGGCCCCCCTCCTCCGCCTCCTCCAATTCGTGGagcaccacctcctcctccacctcctggTGGTCGAGGCccccctcctccacctcctccaaTGCATGGagcaccacctcctcctccatcTCCTGGTGGTCGAGGGCCCCCTCCTCCGCCTCCTCCAGGTGGTAGAGGtccacctcctccacctccccCCGGTGCTTCTCCTCTTAGACCTcctggtggtggtcctccaccACCTCCCGCGAATATTGGAGGAAGAGGGCGTGGATATGCACGCCCAGCAGGAGCTAGTTCAATGGCACCCCGGCGATCCAACCTAAGGCCTCTGCATTGGAATAAAGTTGCAAGGGTGGTGCAGGGAAGTTTGTGGGAAGAATTACAAAGAAATGGAGATCCTCAAAT TGAACCAGATATTGATGTTTCAGAGCTAGAGAAGTTTTTCTCTGTGAATGTTCCCAAACCTGCTGATTCAGGTGGCAAATCTGGAGGACGACGCAAGTCTGTTGGATCTAAACCTGACAAAGTCCAATTG GTTGACCTAAGAAGGGCTAATAATACTGAAataatgctcactaaggttaagATGCCACTTCCTGATATGATG GCTGCTGTACTGGCTTTGGATGAGTCAGTACTAGATGTTGATCAGGTGGAAAATCTCATTAAGTTTTGTCCTACCAAAGAAGAGATGGAGCTTTTGAAG GGATACACTGGTGACAAGGAGAATTTGGGGAAGTGCGAACAG GTGCCAAGGGTGGAGTCAAAATTAAGAGTATTCGCTTTCAAAATCCAGTTTGGGTCTCAG GTTACTGAATTCAAGAAAAGTTTAAACACTGTGAACTCTGCCTGCGAAGAG GTCCGGAAATCTGTCAAACTGAAGGAGATTATGAAGAAAATTCTATTTTTGGGTAATACATTGAATCAGGGAACAGCAAGGG GATCTGCTGTTGGGTTCAAGTTGGATAGTCTTTTAAAGCTCACGGAGACTCGTGCTTCTAACAGTAGGATGACGCTGATGCACTATCTTTGCAAG GTCCTAGCTGAAAGGTCACCTGGACTCCTTGATTTTTATGTAGACCTTGTTAGCCTGGAAAGTGCCACTAAG ATACAATTGAAGGCGTTAGCAGAAGAGATGCAGGCAATCATCAAAGGATTAGAAAAGGTTAAACAAGAGCTTGCTGCATCTGAAAATGATGGACCTGTGTCTGAAGGTTTCCGTAAG ACATTGAAAGAATTCATAACAGTAGCCGAGTCAGAGGTGGCAGCTCTAACAAACCTATATTCTGTGGTG GGGAGAAATGCTGATGCACTTGCGCTATATTTTGGTGAGGATCCTGCTCGATGCCCACTTGAGCAAG TTACTGCAactctttttaattttataaggTTGTTTCGGAAAGCACATGAAGACAATTGCAAACAAGCAGAGTTAGAGAAGAAGAAAGCCGAGAAAGAGGCTGAAATGGAGAAGGCTAAGGGAGTCGACTTGACAAAGAAGAGTGCAAAAGATGGATAA